The Streptomyces fungicidicus nucleotide sequence GGTGCCGAGACCGCGGAAGGGAGCGTTGGTGTTCTTCGGCCGGGGGGCGGCGGGCCCGCCGTCGAGCGGGGTCCCGGAGGGGGTCCTGGCGCCGGTGATCCGGCTCAGCTCCGCCTCGCCCGAGCGCAACTTGGTGACGGCCGCCTCGACGCCGGCCTCGGCCATCATCCGGCTCGTCTCGCGGCGCGCGCCCGCCGTCACGAGCGTGACCACGCTGCCGGACGCGCCGGCGCGGGCGGTGCGGCCCGCCCGGTGCACGTAGTCCTTGGGGTCGGCGGGCGGGTCGACGTTGACCACGAGATCGAGGTCGTCGATGTGCAGGCCGCGAGCCGCGACGCCGGTCGCCACCAGAACGGTGATCCCGCCGTCCTTGAACTGCGCCAGGGTCCGGGTGCGCTGCGGCTGGGACTTGCCGCCGTGCAGGGCTCCCGCGGGCACCCCGCTGGCCCGCAGGTGCCGGGTGAGCTGGTCGACGGCGTGCTTGGTGTCGAGGAACAGCAGGACGCGGCCGTCGCGGGCGGCGATCTCCGTGACGACGGCGTAGCGGTCGGGGCCGTGGACGACCAGTACGTGGTGCTCCATCGTGGTGACCGCGCCGGCGGGCGGGTCGACCGAGTGGACGACGGGGTCGTGGAGGTAGCGGCCGACCAGCTTGTCGACGTCACGGTCCAGGGTGGCGGAGAACAGCATCCGCTGGCCGTCGGGGTGCACCTGGTCGAGGGCGTCGGTCACCTGCGGCAGGAATCCCATGTCGCACATCTGGTCGGCCTCGTCCAGCACGGTGATCCGCACGCTGCCCAGGCGGCAGGCGTTGCGCTCGATCAGGTCGTGCAGACGTCCGGGGGTGGCGACGACCACCTCGGCTCCCTGGCGCAGCGCGGCGGTCTGCCGGCCGATCGACAGGCCGCCGACGACCGTGGTCATCCGCAGCCGAAGCGCCTCGGCGTACGGCGCGAGGTCCTGGGTGACCTGCTGGGCCAGCTCCCGGGTGGGCACGAGGACCAGGGCGAGGGGCTGCTTGGGTGCGGCGCGCCGGCCGGCCGTCCGGCTCAGCAGCGGCAGTCCGAAGGCGAGCGTCTTGCCCGATCCGGTGCGCCCGCGTCCCAGGACGTCGCGTCCCTCCAGGGAGTCGGGCAGGGTGGCGGCCTGGATCGGGAAGGGTTCGCGCACCCCGAGCGCGCTCAGTGTCCGCAGCACCTCCGCCGGCAGTCGCAGACCGGAGAAGGAGGCGGAGCCGTCGGGATGATTCATGGGCAGCCTTCCGTAGGAGCACGTACCGAGGAAGGCCCGGCGGGACTGTACGGCCCGCGCGGCAGCGGAACCGCACGGGCGACGTCGCCCACCGCGACGACCACGCAAAAGCGTGACCCTAACACAGGGCGGACACCGCGCCGCCATGCCGCTCCCCGTCGCAGCGGGGGGGACGGCGAGCGGCTACGCGGGTTCGGGGCTGGTGCGGGCCCGCGGCGACGGCCGCGCGTCCCGGCCGGGTTCCGGTCCGGCCGGCTGCGGAAGGCCGCTGGTGCCGGTCGCCGGTGGTTCGGCGCCGGGCGCCGGGTCGTCGTCCCCGCCGAGGAAGCCGCCCGACTGGTGGCGCCACAGTCTGGCGTAGGCGCCGTCCGCGGTGAGCAGTTCTCCGTGGCTGCCCTGCTCGACGACGCGTCCCCGGTCGAGGACGATCAGCCGGTCCATTCCGGCGACGGTGCTGAGGCGGTGGGCGACGACGAGGGCCGTACGTCCGTCCATCAGCCGCCAGAGGGCGTCCTGGACGAGGCTCTCGCTCTCGGAGTCCAGGGCGCTGGTCGCCTCGTCGAGCAGCAGGACCGGGGCGTCGCGCAGGACGGCCCTGGCGAGGGCGACCCGTTGGCGCTGACCGCCCGAGAGTTTCACTCCCCTCTCCCCCACCAGGGTGGCGAAGCCCTCGGGGAGCTGCTCGGCGAACTCCGTGACGTGGGCCGCCGCGGCCGCCGCGTGGATCTCCGCGTCGGTGGCGCCGGGCCGGGCGAAGGCGATGTTGTCCCGCAGGCTGCGGTGGAACATCGCGGGTTCCTGGGGGACGTAGGCGATCAGTGAGCGCAGGTCGGCCTGGCGCAGCCGGCTGATGTCCTGACCGCCGATCAGGACGCGTCCGCCATCGATGTCCGACATCCGCAGCAGCAGCCGGGTGAGCGTGGTCTTGCCGCCGCCGGACCTGCCGACCAGGCCGATCCGGGCGCCGGCGGGCACGTCCAGGTCGAGGCCCTCGAAGAGGGGCTTCGCGCCGCCGTGCGCGAAGGTCACCGCCTCGAACCGGATGCCGGTGTGCCGCGGTGCGAGCGGTTCGGGTTCCGCGGGGTCGAGCACGGTGGGCGGGTCCAGCAGCAGCTCCGTGAACTGCGCGGCCTCGGTCATCGAGCTCTCCAGACGCCGGTAGATCTGGTTGAACTCGAACATGATCTGGGTCGCGTTGGAGTAGTAGGTGAACGCGACGACGATCTCCTCCACTCCCTGGCCCGGGCCGCCGAAGGCGACGGCTACCAGCAGGCCCAGCACGTTGGTCAGCACGGACATGGGGGCGACCAGGGTG carries:
- a CDS encoding ABC transporter ATP-binding protein, whose translation is MATTGGQAPTPGRSAVVLALRLYGREISRLRRLALPALLLPAVGNIGIRYVAPLLVAKLAGQAAGEEGLTLASALPYVLGFGAALLLAEGVWRIGQHCLNRVGALGMEHLYVLGMDELLAKDAAFFHDNFAGSLTKRVLSFGRRFEDFVDTLTYRIVGSVVPLVFGAVVLWHYEPLLVAGLLLMIALTVAGAAPLIRRRQALVHDREAAIARVSGHVADSLANMETIRAFAAERREAGEHRSRVAESRRLTLRSWDYGNLRVDTLVAPMSVLTNVLGLLVAVAFGGPGQGVEEIVVAFTYYSNATQIMFEFNQIYRRLESSMTEAAQFTELLLDPPTVLDPAEPEPLAPRHTGIRFEAVTFAHGGAKPLFEGLDLDVPAGARIGLVGRSGGGKTTLTRLLLRMSDIDGGRVLIGGQDISRLRQADLRSLIAYVPQEPAMFHRSLRDNIAFARPGATDAEIHAAAAAAHVTEFAEQLPEGFATLVGERGVKLSGGQRQRVALARAVLRDAPVLLLDEATSALDSESESLVQDALWRLMDGRTALVVAHRLSTVAGMDRLIVLDRGRVVEQGSHGELLTADGAYARLWRHQSGGFLGGDDDPAPGAEPPATGTSGLPQPAGPEPGRDARPSPRARTSPEPA
- a CDS encoding DEAD/DEAH box helicase; the protein is MNHPDGSASFSGLRLPAEVLRTLSALGVREPFPIQAATLPDSLEGRDVLGRGRTGSGKTLAFGLPLLSRTAGRRAAPKQPLALVLVPTRELAQQVTQDLAPYAEALRLRMTTVVGGLSIGRQTAALRQGAEVVVATPGRLHDLIERNACRLGSVRITVLDEADQMCDMGFLPQVTDALDQVHPDGQRMLFSATLDRDVDKLVGRYLHDPVVHSVDPPAGAVTTMEHHVLVVHGPDRYAVVTEIAARDGRVLLFLDTKHAVDQLTRHLRASGVPAGALHGGKSQPQRTRTLAQFKDGGITVLVATGVAARGLHIDDLDLVVNVDPPADPKDYVHRAGRTARAGASGSVVTLVTAGARRETSRMMAEAGVEAAVTKLRSGEAELSRITGARTPSGTPLDGGPAAPRPKNTNAPFRGLGTSKGASRGTGGKSRKAGEARKLAEARKAALVRRNG